A genomic segment from Streptomyces sp. NBC_01233 encodes:
- the trpS gene encoding tryptophan--tRNA ligase: MTRIFSGVKPTGHLTLGNHLGAVRQWVAADQEPDEALFCVVDLHALTVEHEPARVRRLSRQAATLLLAAGLDPQRCTLFMQSHVDEHTRLAYLLECTATDGELRRMIQYKEKAAKAQASGEGVRLSLLTYPVLMAADILAYGTQEVPVGEDQRQHVELTRDLAVRFNQRYGHTFTVPKATHPAVAARVMDLQEPTSKMGKSHENGAGIVYLLDEPGVVRKKVMRAVTDSGDGAVVYDREARPGVANLLDILAACTGGDPVGLADGYSGYGALKRDVADAVVELLRPVQERHAELAGDPAEVEKVLRQGAGRARGLARPVVDRAYEAIGLLAP, from the coding sequence ATGACGAGGATCTTCAGTGGGGTCAAGCCGACCGGGCATCTGACGCTGGGGAACCACCTGGGGGCCGTACGGCAGTGGGTCGCCGCCGACCAGGAGCCGGACGAGGCGCTGTTCTGCGTCGTCGATCTCCACGCGCTGACCGTCGAGCACGAGCCGGCGCGCGTACGGCGGCTCAGCCGGCAGGCGGCGACGCTGCTGCTCGCCGCCGGGCTGGATCCGCAGCGGTGCACGCTCTTCATGCAGAGCCACGTCGACGAGCACACGCGGCTGGCCTACCTGCTGGAGTGCACCGCCACCGACGGGGAGCTGCGCCGGATGATCCAGTACAAGGAGAAGGCGGCGAAGGCTCAGGCCTCCGGGGAGGGCGTACGGCTGTCGCTGCTCACCTATCCCGTGCTGATGGCCGCCGACATCCTGGCGTACGGGACCCAGGAGGTGCCGGTCGGGGAGGACCAGCGGCAGCACGTGGAGCTGACGCGCGACCTGGCGGTGCGCTTCAACCAGCGCTACGGGCACACCTTCACCGTGCCGAAGGCGACGCATCCGGCGGTGGCCGCGCGGGTCATGGACCTGCAGGAGCCGACCTCGAAGATGGGGAAGTCCCATGAGAACGGGGCGGGGATCGTCTACTTGCTCGACGAGCCCGGGGTCGTGCGCAAGAAGGTGATGCGGGCGGTCACCGACAGCGGGGACGGTGCGGTCGTCTACGACCGGGAGGCGCGGCCGGGGGTCGCGAACCTGCTGGACATCCTGGCGGCGTGTACCGGGGGTGATCCGGTCGGGCTCGCCGACGGGTACAGCGGGTACGGGGCACTGAAGCGGGACGTCGCCGACGCGGTGGTCGAGCTGTTGCGGCCGGTGCAGGAGCGGCATGCGGAGCTGGCCGGCGATCCGGCGGAGGTGGAGAAGGTGCTGCGGCAGGGCGCGGGTCGGGCCCGGGGGCTGGCGCGGCCCGTGGTGGACCGGGCGTACGAGGCCATCGGCCTGCTCGCGCCGTAG